One genomic window of Xanthobacter dioxanivorans includes the following:
- a CDS encoding branched-chain amino acid ABC transporter permease — translation MSEFLQLVFSGLTVGAIYALIALGFTLIYNASDVINFAQGDFVMIGGMGTVFLMASGLSLPLAALIAVVAAVGVGLLLHRLAIEPARGASPVTLIMITIGASIFIKGVAQIVFDKQFHSLPAFSGDAPIPIGGATLLPQSLWVLGTAIGLVVALYLFLEHTLVGKGLLATAANRLAAKLVGINVTLILAMAFGLSAAIGALAGVVATPITLTRYDIGTLFALKGFAAAMLGGMGNPLGAVVGGLLIGLLETFGAGYVSSTYKDAVAFLMILFVLFFLPRGLFGGRSVERV, via the coding sequence ATGTCCGAATTTCTCCAGCTCGTGTTCTCAGGCCTCACGGTGGGCGCGATCTACGCGCTCATCGCCTTGGGCTTCACCCTCATCTACAACGCCTCCGACGTGATCAACTTCGCCCAGGGCGATTTCGTCATGATCGGCGGCATGGGCACCGTCTTCCTGATGGCCTCCGGCCTCTCCCTGCCGCTGGCCGCGCTCATCGCGGTGGTGGCGGCGGTCGGCGTGGGGCTGCTGCTCCACCGCCTCGCCATCGAGCCGGCGCGCGGCGCCTCGCCGGTGACGCTGATCATGATCACCATCGGCGCGTCCATCTTCATCAAGGGCGTGGCGCAGATCGTCTTCGACAAGCAGTTCCATTCCCTGCCCGCCTTCTCGGGCGATGCGCCCATTCCCATCGGCGGCGCCACCCTCCTGCCGCAGAGCCTGTGGGTGCTCGGCACCGCCATCGGCCTCGTGGTCGCGCTCTACCTGTTCCTGGAACACACCCTCGTCGGCAAGGGCCTGCTCGCCACCGCCGCCAACCGGCTGGCCGCGAAGCTGGTGGGCATCAACGTCACGCTGATCCTCGCCATGGCCTTCGGCCTCTCGGCCGCCATCGGCGCGCTCGCCGGCGTGGTGGCGACGCCGATCACCCTCACCCGCTACGACATCGGCACCCTGTTCGCGCTGAAGGGCTTCGCCGCCGCCATGCTGGGCGGCATGGGCAACCCCCTGGGGGCGGTGGTGGGCGGCCTGCTCATCGGCCTGCTGGAGACCTTCGGCGCCGGCTATGTCTCCTCCACCTACAAGGATGCGGTGGCCTTCCTGATGATCCTCTTCGTCCTGTTCTTCCTGCCGCGCGGCCTGTTCGGCGGCCGCAGCGTGGAGCGCGTGTGA
- a CDS encoding ABC transporter substrate-binding protein, which yields METSARLRPMLRAAAFALSAFGAAATFGTTARAADPIKIGSVVSATGPSAFLGDPEARTLKLYVEELNKKGGLLGRPVELVLYDDGGDANKARTFATRLVEDDKVVAMVGGTSTGATMAMIPVFEEAGIPFVSLAGGIEIVEPVRAFVFKTPHTDKTACQKIFEDMKARGITKIGMISGTDGFGKSMRNQCLKVISDYAITVVADETYGATDSDMTPQLNKIKNTAGIQAVLNPGFGQGPAIVTRNFAQLGIGLPLYQSHGVASKSFIDLAGPAADGVRLPAPAILVGDKLAASDKQKPVVAEYKASYEKATGQPVSTFGGYGFDGIQLVTKAIEKAKSADPKKIRDALEGTKDYVGVTGVYTFTPTDHLGLGTDSFRMLEIRKGDWVLEAPTR from the coding sequence ATGGAAACGTCCGCACGCCTGCGGCCGATGCTGCGCGCTGCCGCCTTCGCCCTCTCCGCCTTCGGCGCCGCCGCCACCTTCGGCACCACCGCCCGCGCCGCCGATCCGATCAAGATCGGCTCGGTGGTCTCCGCCACCGGCCCCTCCGCGTTCCTCGGCGACCCCGAGGCGAGAACGCTCAAGCTCTATGTGGAAGAGCTGAACAAGAAGGGCGGGCTGCTCGGCCGGCCGGTGGAGCTCGTGCTCTACGACGACGGCGGCGACGCCAACAAGGCCCGCACCTTCGCCACCCGCCTGGTGGAGGACGACAAGGTGGTCGCCATGGTCGGCGGCACCTCCACCGGCGCCACCATGGCCATGATCCCGGTGTTCGAGGAAGCCGGCATTCCCTTCGTGTCGCTGGCCGGCGGCATCGAGATCGTCGAGCCGGTGCGCGCCTTCGTCTTCAAGACGCCCCACACCGACAAGACCGCCTGCCAGAAGATCTTCGAGGACATGAAGGCGCGCGGCATCACCAAGATCGGCATGATCTCGGGCACGGATGGTTTCGGCAAGTCCATGCGCAACCAGTGCCTCAAGGTGATTTCGGACTACGCCATCACCGTCGTCGCCGACGAAACCTACGGCGCCACCGATTCCGACATGACGCCCCAGCTCAACAAGATCAAGAACACGGCGGGCATCCAGGCGGTGCTCAATCCCGGCTTCGGCCAGGGCCCGGCCATCGTGACCCGCAACTTCGCCCAGCTCGGCATCGGCCTGCCGCTCTACCAGAGCCACGGCGTCGCCTCGAAGAGCTTCATCGACCTCGCCGGCCCGGCCGCCGACGGCGTGCGCCTGCCGGCCCCCGCCATCCTGGTGGGCGACAAGCTCGCCGCCAGTGACAAGCAGAAGCCGGTGGTGGCCGAGTACAAGGCCTCCTACGAGAAGGCCACCGGCCAGCCCGTCTCCACCTTCGGCGGCTATGGCTTCGACGGCATCCAGCTCGTCACCAAGGCCATCGAGAAGGCGAAGTCCGCCGACCCGAAGAAGATCCGCGACGCGCTGGAAGGCACCAAGGATTATGTGGGCGTCACCGGCGTCTACACCTTCACGCCCACCGACCATCTGGGCCTCGGCACGGATTCCTTCCGCATGCTGGAGATCCGCAAGGGCGACTGGGTGCTGGAAGCTCCCACGCGCTGA
- a CDS encoding TetR/AcrR family transcriptional regulator has translation MARTRAQDYDVKRQAILHKSAELFAQFGYSGTSITMIAEACGASKALLYHYYPDKGAVLFDILSTHLEQLIQAVEAALEAAPADDRVYAIASALLESYRDADAEHQVQIANLKLLSAEQQDALRAMERRLVVLMSEAIAAQVPQIGRGPLLKPVTMSAFGMLNWHYLWFREGRGLTRAEYARLVSQLIIAGAAAAATAPAAEARPEPRIRAVAPAAAPRRRAKAPPAKPERDEATPVGKGGRRKAEQRTTD, from the coding sequence ATGGCTCGGACACGCGCTCAGGACTACGACGTCAAACGACAGGCGATCCTTCACAAGTCGGCGGAGCTGTTCGCGCAGTTCGGCTATTCCGGCACTTCGATCACCATGATCGCCGAGGCCTGCGGCGCCTCCAAAGCCTTGCTCTACCACTATTATCCCGACAAGGGCGCGGTGCTTTTCGACATCTTGTCGACCCACCTGGAGCAGCTCATCCAGGCGGTGGAGGCAGCCCTGGAGGCGGCGCCGGCGGATGATCGTGTCTACGCCATCGCCTCCGCGTTGCTGGAATCGTATCGCGACGCCGATGCCGAGCACCAGGTGCAGATCGCCAACCTGAAACTGCTGTCCGCCGAGCAGCAGGACGCGCTGCGGGCCATGGAGCGGCGCCTCGTGGTGCTGATGTCGGAGGCCATCGCGGCGCAGGTGCCGCAGATCGGCCGGGGGCCGCTGCTCAAGCCGGTCACCATGTCCGCCTTCGGCATGCTCAACTGGCATTACCTTTGGTTTCGCGAGGGGCGGGGCCTGACCCGCGCGGAATATGCCCGTCTCGTCTCCCAGCTGATCATCGCCGGAGCCGCGGCCGCCGCGACGGCACCCGCGGCCGAGGCGCGGCCGGAGCCCCGCATCCGCGCCGTCGCGCCGGCGGCCGCGCCGCGCCGGCGGGCCAAGGCGCCGCCGGCCAAGCCGGAGCGGGACGAGGCGACCCCGGTCGGGAAAGGCGGGCGCCGCAAGGCGGAACAGCGGACGACGGATTAG
- the paaX gene encoding phenylacetic acid degradation operon negative regulatory protein PaaX, which translates to MPRRALDLILDHVRAEPSRTWSIIVTIYGDAIVPRGGSVWLGTLLAFFRGLDIADGVVRTAMSRLAADGWLTRTRVGRNSFYRLADKGRETFARATEHIYSHRPPEWRGHFEMLLVEPSAREGLRAALEAAGFGVPLPGVFIAPAGTAVPEEAGAGLRLDVSGAQEAQQALAARAWRLEETADAYRSFIAVFDPLDAALGTEEALSDLEAMVARVLLIHEYRRIVLRDPILPAAILPADWPGAAARALCAGIYARLIDASERWLDENAVGEDGAALPADVKIRRRFKA; encoded by the coding sequence ATGCCGCGCCGCGCCCTCGATCTCATTCTCGACCATGTCCGCGCCGAGCCCTCGCGCACCTGGTCCATCATCGTCACCATCTATGGTGACGCCATCGTGCCGCGCGGCGGCTCGGTGTGGCTCGGCACGCTGCTCGCCTTCTTCCGGGGGCTGGACATCGCCGACGGCGTGGTGCGCACCGCCATGTCGCGCCTGGCCGCCGATGGCTGGCTGACGCGCACGCGCGTCGGTCGCAACAGCTTCTACCGGCTCGCCGACAAGGGCCGCGAGACGTTCGCGCGGGCCACCGAGCACATCTACAGCCACCGGCCGCCGGAATGGCGCGGGCATTTCGAGATGCTGCTCGTCGAGCCCTCCGCGCGGGAAGGCTTGCGCGCGGCGCTCGAGGCGGCAGGCTTTGGCGTGCCGCTGCCGGGCGTGTTCATCGCGCCGGCCGGCACGGCGGTGCCCGAGGAGGCGGGGGCCGGCCTGCGGCTCGATGTTTCCGGCGCGCAGGAGGCCCAGCAGGCCCTGGCCGCCCGCGCGTGGCGGCTGGAGGAGACGGCGGACGCCTACCGCAGCTTCATCGCCGTGTTCGATCCCCTCGACGCGGCCCTGGGCACGGAGGAGGCCCTGTCCGACCTCGAGGCCATGGTGGCGCGGGTGCTGCTGATCCACGAATACCGCCGCATCGTGCTGCGTGATCCGATCCTGCCCGCCGCCATCCTGCCCGCCGACTGGCCCGGCGCCGCCGCCCGCGCCCTGTGCGCCGGCATCTATGCCCGTCTCATCGACGCTTCCGAGCGCTGGCTCGATGAAAATGCCGTGGGCGAGGACGGGGCCGCGCTGCCGGCGGATGTGAAAATCAGGCGGCGTTTCAAGGCGTAA
- the paaA gene encoding 1,2-phenylacetyl-CoA epoxidase subunit PaaA → MYTQALNANPDADAPQLEDAALLARFEARVADEARIEPNDFMPAAYRRTLTRQISQHAHSEIIGMQPEGNWITRAPSLRRKAALLAKVQDECGHGLYLYAAAETLGTSREELVDQLLSGKAKYSSIFNYPTQTWADIGAIGWLVDGAAIMNQIPLCRCSYGPYARAMIRVCKEESFHQRQGYEIMLTLARGSAEQKEMAQDALNRWWWPSLMMFGPPDAASAHSDTSMCWKIKRFSNDELRQKFVDATVPQAHFLGLTLPDPDLVFDEAAGHWRYGTIDWEEFKQVVAGNGPCNRDRLATRRKAHEDGAWVREAARAFAEKRAAAKTAAAA, encoded by the coding sequence ATGTACACGCAGGCCCTCAACGCCAATCCGGATGCCGACGCCCCCCAGCTTGAGGACGCCGCGCTGCTCGCCCGCTTCGAGGCGCGCGTGGCGGACGAAGCGCGCATCGAGCCCAATGACTTCATGCCCGCCGCCTACCGCCGCACGCTGACGCGGCAGATCTCCCAGCACGCCCATTCCGAGATCATCGGCATGCAGCCGGAGGGCAACTGGATCACCCGCGCGCCCTCGCTGCGGCGCAAGGCGGCGCTGCTCGCCAAGGTGCAGGACGAGTGCGGCCACGGCCTCTATCTCTATGCCGCCGCCGAGACCCTGGGCACGTCGCGGGAGGAACTGGTGGACCAGCTCCTCTCCGGCAAGGCCAAGTATTCGTCCATCTTCAACTATCCGACGCAGACCTGGGCCGACATCGGCGCCATCGGCTGGCTGGTGGACGGGGCGGCGATCATGAACCAGATCCCGCTCTGCCGCTGCTCCTACGGTCCCTATGCGCGGGCCATGATCCGGGTTTGCAAGGAGGAATCCTTCCACCAGCGCCAGGGCTACGAGATCATGCTCACCCTGGCGCGGGGCTCGGCGGAGCAGAAGGAGATGGCGCAGGACGCGCTGAACCGCTGGTGGTGGCCGAGCCTGATGATGTTCGGCCCGCCGGATGCGGCCAGCGCCCATTCCGACACCTCCATGTGCTGGAAGATCAAGCGCTTCTCCAATGACGAGCTGCGGCAGAAGTTCGTCGACGCCACGGTGCCGCAGGCGCATTTCCTCGGCCTCACCCTGCCGGACCCGGACCTCGTCTTCGACGAGGCGGCGGGCCATTGGCGCTATGGCACCATCGACTGGGAGGAGTTCAAGCAGGTGGTGGCCGGCAACGGCCCGTGCAACCGCGATCGCCTGGCCACCCGCCGCAAGGCGCATGAGGACGGCGCCTGGGTGCGCGAGGCTGCCCGCGCCTTCGCCGAGAAGCGCGCCGCCGCCAAGACCGCCGCTGCGGCCTGA
- the paaB gene encoding 1,2-phenylacetyl-CoA epoxidase subunit PaaB has product MVDAATPLWEVFIRSRNGLAHKHAGSLHAADATLALQAARDLYTRRGEGLSLWVVPSSAITASDPADKGMMFEPTASKIYRHPTFYEVPEEVGHM; this is encoded by the coding sequence ATGGTCGACGCCGCCACCCCGCTCTGGGAAGTGTTCATCCGCAGCCGCAACGGCCTTGCCCACAAGCATGCGGGCTCGCTGCATGCCGCTGACGCGACGCTGGCGCTCCAGGCCGCCCGCGACCTCTACACCCGCCGCGGCGAGGGGCTGTCCTTGTGGGTGGTGCCGTCCAGCGCCATCACCGCCTCGGATCCCGCCGACAAGGGCATGATGTTCGAGCCCACCGCCTCGAAGATCTATCGCCACCCCACCTTCTACGAGGTGCCGGAGGAAGTCGGCCACATGTGA
- the paaC gene encoding 1,2-phenylacetyl-CoA epoxidase subunit PaaC, producing MATTSITVRETPLVRYLLRRADDALILGHRLSEWCGHAPTMEEEMALANMGLDLIGQARSLYTYAAEVEGEGHCEDDFAYLRGERSYGNLLLVEQPNGDFARTMARQLVYSAFIHPYWRALMASPDATLSAIAAKAEKESAYHVRHCAEWLIRLGDGTRESHARAQAAVDHLWPFTGELFEADADEKGLVAEGVVPDPESLRGAWMQTVSAVLAEATLALPPNGWMQKGGREGRHSEHLGPLLTELQYLQRTFPGATW from the coding sequence ATGGCCACCACGTCCATCACCGTCCGCGAGACGCCGCTCGTCCGCTACCTGCTGCGGCGGGCCGACGACGCGCTGATCCTCGGCCATCGCCTGTCCGAATGGTGCGGCCACGCCCCGACCATGGAGGAGGAGATGGCCCTCGCCAACATGGGGCTGGACCTCATCGGCCAGGCCCGCTCGCTCTACACCTACGCCGCCGAGGTGGAGGGGGAAGGCCATTGCGAGGACGATTTCGCCTACCTGCGCGGCGAGCGCTCCTACGGCAACCTGCTGCTGGTGGAGCAGCCCAACGGCGACTTCGCCCGCACCATGGCGCGCCAGCTGGTCTATTCCGCCTTCATCCATCCCTACTGGCGGGCGCTGATGGCCTCGCCCGACGCGACCCTTTCCGCCATCGCCGCCAAGGCGGAGAAGGAGAGCGCGTACCACGTGCGCCATTGCGCCGAATGGCTGATCCGCCTCGGCGACGGCACGCGCGAAAGCCATGCCCGCGCCCAGGCGGCGGTGGATCATCTGTGGCCCTTCACCGGCGAACTGTTCGAGGCGGATGCCGACGAGAAGGGCCTTGTTGCCGAAGGTGTGGTGCCGGATCCTGAAAGCCTGCGCGGCGCCTGGATGCAGACGGTGTCGGCGGTGCTTGCCGAGGCCACGCTGGCGCTGCCGCCGAACGGCTGGATGCAGAAGGGCGGGCGCGAGGGGCGCCATTCCGAGCATCTCGGGCCGCTGCTCACCGAGCTGCAATATCTCCAGCGCACCTTCCCGGGAGCCACCTGGTGA
- the paaD gene encoding 1,2-phenylacetyl-CoA epoxidase subunit PaaD has protein sequence MVTGAALSDAAALREEAWRVAGAVVDPEIPVLSIADLGVLRDVTISDGRVEVVITPTYSGCPAMNMIALEIELALDKAGLGPVSVKTVLSPAWTTDFMSEDGRRKLKDYGIAPPAKTAGRRALFGVEVVECPQCGSSDTVEIAPFGSTSCKSLWQCRACREPFDYFKCH, from the coding sequence CTGGTGACCGGCGCGGCGCTGTCCGACGCGGCGGCGCTGCGCGAGGAGGCCTGGCGCGTGGCGGGCGCGGTCGTAGATCCCGAGATTCCGGTGCTCTCCATCGCCGATCTCGGCGTGCTGCGCGACGTGACAATCTCCGACGGGCGGGTGGAGGTGGTGATCACCCCCACCTATTCCGGCTGCCCGGCCATGAACATGATCGCTCTCGAGATCGAACTGGCGCTCGACAAGGCCGGCCTCGGCCCGGTGTCGGTGAAGACGGTGCTCTCGCCCGCATGGACCACCGATTTCATGAGCGAGGATGGACGGCGCAAGCTGAAGGACTACGGCATCGCGCCGCCGGCGAAGACGGCCGGCCGCCGCGCCCTGTTCGGCGTCGAGGTGGTGGAATGCCCGCAGTGCGGTTCGTCCGACACGGTCGAGATCGCGCCCTTCGGCTCCACCTCGTGCAAGTCGCTGTGGCAGTGCAGGGCCTGCCGCGAGCCGTTCGACTATTTCAAATGCCACTGA
- the paaE gene encoding 1,2-phenylacetyl-CoA epoxidase subunit PaaE, with protein MGSATGTALDTSAASGASPALLAGAALKGSATPRFHRLTVRDVRRETPDAVSVTFDVPQDLAADFAFAPGQYLTLKTTLDGEEIRRSYSICSGPDDGELRIAVKQVENGLFSSWVNANLKSGDALDVMTPTGRFGLEQAPGDGRVHVAFAAGSGITPVLSIARGVLAREPASRFFLFYGNRTTDNILFRTELEELKDLFLGRFSVFHVLSREEQDLAILNGHLDGEKVRLLLTAMVPAQVVDHAFVCGPTAMIDELEATLKDIGLPPEKVHVERFVSALGGKPRPKPPVAPDAPPAHVASLIVDGKRRDVPVAEGEAILDAALRAGMDLPFACKGGMCSTCRAKVVEGTAEMEVNYSLEPWELQAGFVLTCQARPTSARVVVDFDQV; from the coding sequence ATGGGATCCGCAACGGGAACCGCCCTCGACACCAGTGCCGCTTCCGGCGCGAGCCCGGCGCTTCTGGCCGGTGCGGCGCTGAAGGGTTCGGCCACGCCAAGATTCCACCGGCTCACGGTGCGCGACGTGCGCCGGGAGACGCCGGATGCGGTCTCCGTCACCTTCGATGTACCGCAGGATCTCGCCGCCGATTTCGCCTTTGCGCCGGGCCAATACCTGACCCTGAAGACGACGCTGGACGGCGAGGAGATCCGCCGCTCCTATTCCATCTGCTCGGGCCCGGACGATGGCGAATTGCGCATCGCGGTGAAGCAGGTGGAGAACGGCCTGTTCTCGTCCTGGGTGAATGCCAACCTGAAAAGTGGCGACGCCCTCGACGTGATGACCCCCACCGGCCGCTTCGGCCTGGAGCAGGCGCCGGGCGACGGGCGCGTCCATGTGGCGTTCGCGGCCGGCTCGGGCATCACCCCGGTGCTCTCCATCGCCCGCGGCGTGCTGGCGCGCGAGCCCGCAAGCCGCTTCTTCCTGTTCTATGGCAATCGCACCACCGACAACATCCTGTTCCGCACCGAGCTGGAGGAGCTGAAGGACCTGTTCCTCGGCCGCTTCAGCGTGTTCCACGTGCTGTCGCGGGAAGAGCAGGATCTCGCCATCCTCAACGGCCACCTGGACGGCGAGAAGGTGCGCCTGCTGCTCACCGCCATGGTGCCGGCGCAGGTGGTGGACCACGCCTTCGTCTGCGGCCCCACCGCCATGATCGACGAGCTGGAGGCCACCCTGAAGGATATCGGCCTGCCGCCGGAAAAGGTGCATGTGGAGCGCTTCGTCTCGGCGCTGGGTGGCAAGCCGCGCCCCAAGCCGCCAGTGGCGCCCGATGCCCCGCCGGCGCATGTGGCTTCCCTCATCGTGGATGGCAAGCGGCGCGACGTGCCGGTGGCCGAGGGCGAGGCCATCCTCGACGCGGCGCTGCGGGCCGGCATGGACCTGCCCTTCGCCTGCAAGGGCGGCATGTGCTCCACCTGCCGGGCGAAGGTGGTGGAAGGCACGGCCGAGATGGAGGTGAACTATTCGCTGGAGCCGTGGGAGCTTCAGGCCGGCTTCGTCCTCACCTGCCAGGCCAGGCCCACCAGCGCGCGGGTGGTGGTGGACTTCGACCAGGTGTGA
- the paaK gene encoding phenylacetate--CoA ligase PaaK: MNMALPAVSFGRSFEAGLDPAERASRDEIMSLQRERLAWSLRHAYENVPFYRQKFDAAGVHPSDLRELSDLAKFPFTVKTDLRDNYPFGLFAVPREKLLRVHGSSGTTGKPIVVGYTRADIDMWADVMARSIRAAGVRPGMMVHVAYGYGLFTGGLGAHYGVERLGCTVIPMSGGMTERQVQLIQDFRPDAIMVTPSYMLALLDGFSKAGLDPRASSLKYGIFGAEPWTNAMREEIERDFALDATDIYGLSEVIGPGVAQECVETKDGLHIWEDHFYPEVINPDTGEVLPDGEKGELVFTSLTKEAFPIIRYRTRDLTRLLAGTARPGMRRMEKVTGRSDDMIILRGVNVFPTQIEEILLSVETCSGHYQLELIREGRMDEMTVHAEIREDAYGSTDLDACATRILARIKDTVGITTRIELHAPGDIERTAAGKAKRVIDRRPKG, encoded by the coding sequence ATGAACATGGCCCTGCCCGCAGTTTCCTTTGGCCGCTCCTTCGAGGCCGGCCTCGACCCCGCCGAACGCGCCTCGCGGGACGAGATCATGTCACTCCAGCGCGAGCGCCTCGCCTGGTCGCTCCGCCACGCCTACGAGAACGTGCCCTTCTACCGGCAGAAGTTCGACGCGGCGGGGGTGCACCCCTCCGACCTGCGCGAGCTCTCGGACCTTGCCAAATTCCCCTTCACCGTGAAGACCGACCTGCGCGACAATTACCCCTTCGGCCTGTTCGCGGTACCGCGGGAGAAGCTCCTGCGCGTGCACGGCTCCTCCGGCACCACCGGCAAGCCCATCGTGGTGGGCTACACCCGCGCCGACATCGACATGTGGGCGGACGTGATGGCCCGCTCCATCCGCGCGGCGGGCGTGCGGCCGGGCATGATGGTGCACGTGGCCTACGGCTACGGCCTGTTCACCGGCGGCCTCGGCGCGCATTACGGGGTGGAGCGGCTCGGCTGCACGGTGATTCCCATGTCCGGCGGCATGACCGAGCGCCAGGTGCAGCTCATCCAGGACTTCCGCCCCGACGCCATCATGGTGACGCCGAGCTACATGCTCGCGTTGCTCGACGGCTTCAGCAAGGCCGGGCTCGACCCGCGCGCCTCCTCGCTCAAATACGGCATCTTCGGCGCCGAGCCGTGGACCAACGCCATGCGCGAGGAAATCGAGCGCGACTTCGCCCTCGACGCCACCGACATCTACGGCCTCTCCGAAGTCATCGGGCCGGGGGTGGCGCAGGAATGCGTGGAGACCAAGGACGGCCTGCACATCTGGGAGGACCATTTCTACCCGGAGGTGATCAATCCCGACACCGGCGAGGTGCTGCCGGACGGGGAGAAGGGCGAGCTGGTCTTCACCTCCCTCACCAAGGAAGCCTTCCCCATCATCCGCTACCGCACACGGGACCTCACCCGCCTGCTGGCCGGCACGGCGCGGCCCGGCATGCGGCGCATGGAGAAGGTCACCGGCCGCTCGGACGACATGATCATCCTGCGCGGCGTCAACGTCTTCCCGACCCAGATCGAGGAGATCCTCCTCTCGGTGGAGACCTGCTCGGGCCACTACCAGCTGGAGCTCATCCGCGAGGGCCGCATGGACGAGATGACCGTGCACGCCGAGATCCGCGAGGACGCCTACGGCAGCACCGACCTCGACGCCTGCGCCACCCGCATCCTCGCCCGCATCAAGGACACGGTGGGCATCACCACCCGCATCGAGCTGCACGCGCCCGGCGACATCGAGCGCACCGCCGCCGGCAAGGCCAAACGCGTCATCGATCGCCGCCCGAAGGGGTGA
- the paaI gene encoding hydroxyphenylacetyl-CoA thioesterase PaaI, which translates to MSAAPPVRSPQETARLCAETMWATDQASQGLGMEILEVGPGTATLAMTLTERMCNGFGMAHGGFIFALADSAFAFACNTYDERTVAAHCSVTYLRPGTRGKQLVARAREVARNGRSGIYDVEVSEDAVVIAQFRGHSRSIGGALIAQPERAPESREEKTTA; encoded by the coding sequence ATGAGTGCCGCCCCGCCGGTCCGCTCGCCGCAGGAGACGGCACGCCTGTGCGCCGAGACCATGTGGGCCACCGACCAGGCGAGCCAGGGTCTGGGCATGGAGATCCTGGAGGTGGGGCCGGGCACCGCCACCCTTGCTATGACGCTCACCGAGCGCATGTGCAACGGCTTCGGCATGGCCCATGGCGGCTTCATCTTCGCCCTCGCCGACAGCGCCTTCGCCTTCGCCTGCAACACCTATGACGAGCGCACGGTGGCGGCCCACTGCTCGGTCACCTACCTGCGCCCCGGAACGCGCGGCAAGCAGCTGGTGGCGCGGGCGCGCGAGGTGGCGCGCAACGGCCGCTCCGGCATCTACGACGTGGAAGTGAGCGAGGACGCAGTGGTGATCGCCCAGTTTCGCGGGCACTCTCGCAGCATCGGCGGCGCGCTCATCGCGCAGCCGGAGCGCGCGCCGGAGAGCCGCGAGGAAAAAACCACCGCCTGA